In a genomic window of Periophthalmus magnuspinnatus isolate fPerMag1 chromosome 3, fPerMag1.2.pri, whole genome shotgun sequence:
- the LOC117393850 gene encoding interleukin-17F-like, which translates to MAPTCCKTFGAFFLMMMMALAGTEGARIPRASDHPKHKMDKGMVPLQLNPSTLPSVPPVRALHNSSISPWTYNTTHDPSLYPSYVSEARCLLKGCLDSEGREDLSLESKPILHEVMLLRRVRTPNTQGYHYKVEPRLLAVGCTCVQPVVQQQE; encoded by the exons ATGGCACCTACCTGCTGCAAG ACTTTCGGTGCATTCttcctgatgatgatgatggcgCTGGCTGGGACAGAAGGAGCCAGAATCCCAAGAGCCAGCGACCACCCCAAACACAAGATGGATAAAGGCATGGTCCCCCTACAGCTGAACCCCAGCACTCTGCCCTCAGTGCCCCCTGTGAGGGCCCTGCACAactcctccatctccccctGGACCTACAA CACGACCCATGACCCATCCCTGTACCCATCTTATGTGTCGGAGGCGCGCTGTCTGCTGAAAGGCTGCCTGGACTCAGAGGGCCGGGAGGACCTGAGCCTGGAGTCCAAACCCATCCTTCATGAGGTTATGCTGCTGAGGAGAGTGCGCACCCCCAACACACAGGGATATCACTACAAAGTGGAGCCACGTCTCCTTGCGGTGGGCTGCACCTGTGTCCAGCCAGTGGTCCAGCAGCAGGAGtga
- the LOC117390245 gene encoding stathmin-4-like: MTLTAYREKMRELPLVSLFCSCVLPQPKDPPRDKIDGVVDLNLCSIRDMEVIELSKRSSGQAFEVILKPPSFDGGPELRVTTPPRPKPCLEEIQKKLEAAHERRKCQEAELLKHLAERREHEREVAQKALTKERQEHPHRNMHLNASQEQPQVS; the protein is encoded by the exons ATGACTCTAACAG CCTACAGAGAGAAGATGCGAGAGCTCCCCCTGGtgtctctcttctgctcctgcGTCCTGCCTCAGCCCAAAGACCCTCCCAGAGACAAGATCGATG GTGTAGTGGACCTGAACCTGTGCAGTATCCGTGATATGGAGGTAATCGAGCTGAGTAAACGCTCCAGTGGACAGGCCTTCGAGGTCATCCTCAAGCCCCCCTCCTTTGATGGGGGTCCAGAGCTCAGGGTGACCACCCCGCCCCGGCCCAAACCTTGCCTTGAGGAGATCCAGAAGAAGCTGGAGGCCGCGCACGAGAGGAGAAAG TGCCAGGAGGCGGAGCTGCTGAAACACCTGGCCGAGCGCAGGGAGCACGAGCGAGAGGTGGCCCAGAAAGCCTTAACCAAAGAGCGTCAGGAGCACCCGCACAGAAACATGCACCTGAACGCCTCACAGGAGCAGCCTCAG GTGTCATGA